The following are from one region of the Syngnathus typhle isolate RoL2023-S1 ecotype Sweden linkage group LG22, RoL_Styp_1.0, whole genome shotgun sequence genome:
- the rps12 gene encoding 40S ribosomal protein S12: protein MAEEGVAAGGVMDVNTALPEVLKTALINDGLARGIREAAKALDKRQAHLCVLAANCDEPMYVKLVEALCAEHQINLIKVDDNKKLGEWVGLCKIDREGKPRKVVGCSCVVVKDYGKESQAKDVIEEYFNAKK from the exons ATGGCCGAGGAAGG CGTTGCCGCCGGAGGTGTGATGGATGTCAACACAGCTCTCCCCGAAGTGCTCAAGACGGCACTCATCAATGACGGCCTTGCCCGCGGTATCCGTGAGGCGGCCAAAGCCCTGGACAA GCGCCAGGCCCATCTGTGCGTCCTGGCCGCCAACTGCGACGAGCCCATGTACGTCAAGCTGGTGGAGGCCCTCTGCGCCGAGCATCAGATCAACCTGATTAAG GTCGACGACAACAAGAAGCTTGGTGAGTGGGTCGGTCTGTGCAAGATCGACCGGGAGGGCAAACCCCGCAAGGTGGTGGGCTGCAGCTGCGTGGTTGTCAAG GACTATGGCAAGGAGTCACAAGCCAAGGATGTCATTGAGGAATACTTCAATGCCAAGAAATGA